The segment GGTGGAACCCCTTCCCGAGGTAATCGCCCTGATGAACGAGGGAGTAAGGCTCGCCGTGAAGCACACTTCGTCGCTCGACCACTTGAGCGATCTCGAAAGAAAGGGCGTCAGGATCCTCGTATGCGGCACCTGCACGTCCCATCTCGGCCTCACGACCGACATAGGCGCCGGTGTGATATCGAACATGTTCGAGATCACCGAGGCGCTTCTTGCCGTGGACAGAACCCTCTCCCTCTAACGGGAGAGGGCTGGACGATCAGCCTCCAGATCGCGTTGGCGACCCTCATCCCCCTCGGGGATAGGGTCAGCGACGACTCGCCCTGGATAAGGCACTCGGGTGGGACTTCCTGCCTCAACACGGCCAGTATCTCCGCAAGGCTGTCCTCGCCGTGCCGGGAGATGAATTCGTCGTAGACTATGCCCCTCGAGGTGCGCAGCAGCAGTATCGCAGCCTCCCGCGCACGCCCCTCCGCATCCAGAGGCTCCATCGCCGAGACGGCGTTCCCCGTGGCAACGATCGCAGCCGCGTAGCCCGCCGCGGTCCGCTCGTTGCGGTATCTGAGCCCGTCGGCGCACCCCCACGCCCCGGCGCCGAGGGCCAGCACTTGGCCATTCGTCCAGTAAGCCATGTTGTGGCGGCACTCCCTCCCGGGCCGGGCGAAGCTCGCTATCTCGTACTGCGAGAATCCGTATTTCGGCATACGCCACTGGGCCCACCTGTAGAATCCGTACCCGTCCGCGGGACCGGGCTCTCGTTGCTCCGACCATCTGCAACCCTCGTCTACCGTGAGCTGGTAGAGCGACAGGTGATCCACGCCAAGCGACACGACCCCTTCAACCGATTTGGCGAACGACCTCAGGCTCTGACCCGGAAGCCCGAAGATCAGGTCCGCGCTCACGGAGAAGCCTTCGTCCACGCACATCCGAACTGCGTGCTCGGCCTTTTTCGAATCGTGCAGCCTCTCGAGCAGAACCAGCTCGTCGTCGGAGAGGCTCTGGACCCCCACGCTCACCCTTGTCACCCCGTGCTCCCTCCAGGCGGACAGGTGCTCTTCCAACAGGGAGTCCGGGTTCGCCTCCACGCTTATCTCCATGCCCTCGGACTGCGGGATGAGTTCGCCAAGGCGGGTCAGAAGACCGCGCCACCGATCCGGCGCAAGCAGTGTCGGGGTCCCGCCGCCGAAGTAGAATGTAGCGGCACGAACACCGCCGCCCTTCAGGAGTTCTCCGTAAAAGTCGATCTCCCTCGCAAGAAGCGAGCAGTAGCTTTCCACCTCCCCCTCGGACGGCACGAAGCTGTAGAAAGAGCAGTAGGGACACTTGGCGGCGCAGAAGGGGATGTGCAGGTAGATGGAAAAATCCTCTCCGCCCGAGAGGATTAATCCCGCTATATCCTCGCCCGTGCTACTCCTCATCCTCCTCCACCTTCAGGAAGGCGAGGAAGGCCTCCTGAGGGATGGACACCCTCCCGATCTGCTTCATGCGTTTCTTTCCCTCTCTCTGCCTCTCGAGCAGCTTGCGCTTGCGGGTGATGTCGCCCCCGTAGCACTTGGCTATCACGTCTTTTCGGAGGGCCTTCACGTTCTGGCGGACAATCACCTTCTTGCCGATGGACGCCTGTATCGGGACTTCGAAGAGCTGGCTCGGGATCAGCTCCTTCAGTTTTCGCACCACCGCCTGTCCGCGGGTGTAGGCGAAGTCCCGGTGGCAGATGAAGGAGAAAGCGTCGGCCGCCTCGCCGCTGATCAGCACATCGACCCTAACCAGATCGGAGGGTTTCAGTCCCGTGTGCTCGTAGTCGAGCGACGCGAAGCCCCTCGTCTGGGACTTCAGCTTGTCGTGAAAATCTATTATGAACTCGGCCAGCGGCAGCTCGTAGACGAGCCTCACCCGGTCGGGGGCAAGGTAGTCCATCGATATGTAGACCCCCCTCTTGTCCTGGCAGAGCTTCATCACCTTGCCGACGTAATCCGACGGCACGAAGAGGGTGAGCTTTATCATCGGCTCCCGTATCTCCTCGATATCTCCAATCTCGGGAAAGTCAGAAGGGCGATGCGCCTCGATGACCTCCCCGCTCTTCGTCAGAACCTCGTAGATAACGTTGGGGGCGGTGGCCACCAGCTCTACGTCGAACTCCCTGCGCAGGCGCTCCTTCGACACGTCCATGTGCAACAGCCCCAGGAAGCCGCACCTGAAGCCGAAGCCCAGCGCCAACGACGTCTCCGGTTCGAAGGTTATCGCCGAGTCGTTTAGCACGAGCTTCTCCAACGCGTCGCGCAGCTGGGGGTAGTCGTCCCTCTCCACGGGGTAGAAGCCGCAGAAGACAACCGGCTTGACCTTCCTGTAGCCCGGAAGGGCGGACGAGGCGGGACGGGCATCCTCCGTTATCGTGTCACCGACGTTCGCCTCGGCCACTGTCTTGATGTTGGAGACAACGTAGCCCACCTCCCCGGCGACCAACTCCGAAGCGGGTTCGAAGCTGGGTCGAAGCACCCCGACCTCCTCCAGGGGGAATACATTTCCCGTCGCCATGAACCGTATGTTTCGCCCCGGCCTCATCGTCCCGTTCACCACCCGGACGTAGCAGATGACTCCCTTGTAGTTGTCGTATTTGGAGTCGAATATCATGGCCTGCAGAGGTGCGCCCGGATCGCCCTCGGGAGCGGGTACGTCTCGCACGATTCGCTCCAGGATCTCCGTGATTCCGCTGCCCTCCTTGGCGCTGGCGAGTATGACCTCGTCGCAGTCGATCCCGACGACCTCCTCGATCTCCTTTATCACGTAATCGGGGCGCGACGACGGCAGGTCTATCTTGTTGATCACCGGCAGAATCTCGAGCCCTTGGTCCACCGCCATGTAGGCGTTGGCCAAGGTCTGGGCCTCCACGCCCTGCGTCGAGTCAACCACGAGCAGCGCCCCCTCGCAGGCGGCCAGCGATCGCGATACCTCGTAGCCGAAGTCGACGTGCCCCGGCGTGTCTATCAGGTTGAGGACGTATTCCTCCCCGTCCTCCGCCCTGTAGTTCATCCGGACGGGGACGAGTTTTATCGTGATCCCCCTCTCCCTCTCGAGGTCGAGGGAGTCGAGGACCTGCAGCTTCATATCCCGGGATTCGATCGTCCTGGTCTCCTCCAGCAGCCTGTCGGCCAGAGTGGATTTCCCGTGGTCGATATGAGCTATGATGCAAAAATTCCTAATGCGCTTCTGTTCCATCAAACGTCTCCTTCACAATTTCATTTATGTAGCGCGCCGCCAAGGGCGGCCTTACCGCAGAGGCCCCGCCACCCTCTCCAGGTCGTCCATGCTGTTGATGTTCTCAAAGGACCTTTTATAGCCCGGGAGATGCGAAAAATTCCCGTCCTCCACCAGCGACACGGGCACCATGTCGTATAGAGCGGTCGTCTTTCGCCGCCCCTCCCGGAGGAGCCTCCCCGCCTCGGGAAGGCAGGACCTGTTGTAGAACGCATGCAGCGGCTGATAGAACCCTCCGATGTAGGGAACTATCACCGACGCGCTCTTGTCCCCCGACTTCCACAGAGTCCTGACGACGGCCTCCGATATAGCGGGCATATCGCAGGCGCACACGAACAACCAGTCCGATGACGACGCCTCGAGGCCGGAAACTATGCCCAGCAAAGGGCCGGCTCTCATCGGAATGCTGTCCTGCACGACGCGAATGCCGTACCTGGAGATTATACCCGACAGCACGCTGGAAACATACGGAACCTGGCCGGGCGTCACAGAAAGAAGAATCTCGTCGGAGAATGAGACTATCCTCCTGACGACCTTCGACAGGAGAAGCTCCGAGTCGACGGCCAATGCCAGCTTCTCTCCGCCCATGCGCGTTCCCTGTCCCCCGGCGAGGATCAAAGTCGTCCGGGGCAGCACCTCGTTACAAATACTCAAGCGATACACCTCGAAGTTCTTTTGATGTCATCCCGGGCGAAAGCCCTCTCTATTATGACACAGGATGACGACCAATCCGCAGATCGGCGAAAAAGCGATTTTCCTCTTGCCCCATCGCAGCTAGCGTGGTAAAGTGATCGTCCGCATGCGTCGGCCAGAAGCCCGGCGCTCATTACGATCGGTTTTTTGAAAGGGGCTGACACGATGATAAAACGGCGAGCGCTTCTCTCTGTTTACGATAAAACAGGGATCGTCGAGTTGGCGAAATCTCTTTTCGACCTCGGCTGGGAGCTCTACTCGAGCTCGGGGACATACTCCTTCCTCCGCAAGGCGGGGATAGAGGTCGTCGAGGTGGCCCAGATAACCGGCTACCCTCATATACTTGGCGGAAGGGTGAAGACTCTGCACCCCAAGATCTTCGGAGGGATACTCGCGCGCAGAGAGAGCTCCGTCGACATGAGCGAGATCGACGAGCTGTCCATCCCCCTGATGGACATGATCGTCTGCAACCTCTACCCTTTCGAGCAGGCGGCCAGGGACGTGCGTCCCCTCGAGGAGCTGCTCGAGGAGATCGACATAGGCGGAGTCTCGCTTCTGAGGGCGGGTGGCAAGAACTTCAGCCAGGTGATAGTCCTGATGGACACAGCGGACTACTCACCCGTAGTGGAGGAGCTGAGAAGCGATGGCGACGTGTCGACCGCCACGCGGGAGCGACTTGCGATAAAAGCCTTCGCCGCCACCTCTTCCTACGACGCCATGATCGTCGAAGGAATCAAGCAGGCCACGGGTTTCTCCCATCCGGAGCAGCCTATTGACCTGCCCCTGGTTCTTAGGCGTCGCCATCAGCTTCGGTACGGCGAAAACCCCCACCAGGATGCCGCCCTCTACCTGCCCCCTCTGAGCAATCTCCCTTGGGAGCAGCTCTCGGGCAAGCCCCTGTCCTACAACAATATACTGGACGCCGACTGCGCCATGCGCGGCTGCGCTCTGCTCCAAGGCTATTGCGGCGCCCTGGTTGTGAAACACGCGACCCCCTGCGGGATGGCCACGGGAGAGACGCCCTTGGAGGCATACGAGCGTGCCTACGACTGCGACTCGCTTTCGGCCTACGGCGGAGTCGTGGGAATTTCGAGAAAGATCGACATGGAGGCGGCTGCGGCCCTTTCGGGCAAGTTCATAGATGTCCTGATCGCCCCGGGCTACGACGAGGGCGCTGCCTCCCTCCTGGCGGAGAAAAAACCCTCCCTCCGAGTCCTGGAATGGAAGGGAGGCAGGGTTTTCCGTGATCAATTCGTAGGCACTTGGAGCGGGATGCTGGTGCAGGAGGACTCTCTGCCGCCCATGCCCGACCTGAAAAAGTGCAGATGGATAGGAAAGTCGCGACACGATCTGAAGGAGGATATTCTGCTCGCCTGGAAGGCGGCCGCCCTTTCGAAGAGCAACGCCATCTCCATCGTGAAGAACGGAGCGACAATCGGCATCGGCGCCGGCTTCTGCAGCAGGTTTCACGCCGCGCGGTTCGCCGTGGAACAAGCCGGGGAGGCGGCCAAGGGGGCGGCCATGGGATCCGACGCCTTCTTCCCCTTCCCCGACGCTATCGAGCAGGCCGCCAAGGCCGGAATCGCCGTCATAGTGCAGCCGGGAGGCTCCATAAGGGACGAGGAGGTCTTCGCCGCCGCCGAAAAGCACGGCATCTCCATGCTGATAAGCCCGAACCGCACCTTCCGGCATTGATTTCTACTTGGCCACTATCTTCACGGCCTCCTTGCTCTCGTGCACCTGCCGCCACGTCTTTATCGGAAGCCCCCATATCTTGATGAACCCGACGGCTGCGGTATGGTCGAAGCCATCATTCTCCGAGTAGGTGGCCAAAGTTTCGCTGTAGATCGACTTCGGCGCCTTCATCCCGCGGACGACCGCCATTCCCTTGTAAAGACGGACCTTGACGACACCGCTGACGTACTGCTGGGTCTCGTCGATGAAGGCGTCTATCGCGTCCTTCAGGGGAGAGAACCAGTACCCCTCGTAGGTCAGCTCACCGAACTTGGCCTCGAGCTCCTTCTTCGCCGCAAGCACCTTCTTGTCCAACGTCAAGGTCTCGAGCGCCCTGTGAGCGTTTAACAGGGTGATCGCGGCGGGGCATTCGTAGACCTCGCGGCTCTTGAACCCCACCAGCCTGTCCTCGACCATGTCGATCCGGCCCACTCCGTGCTTGCCGGCCAGCTCGTTCAGCCTCTGCACCAGCGTAGGGCCGTCCATGTGGACCCCGTCGAGGGCCGTCGGCACGCCCTTCTCGAACTGGATCTCCACGATGTCCGGATGCTCGGGAGCCTCCTCGGGCTCGCAGGTCAGAGCGTAGGCGTCGTAGGGGGGCTCGTTCCATGGGTCCTCGAGGATGCCGCACTCTATCGACCGCCCCCAGATGTTGTCGTCTATGCTGTAGGGGGAGGCGTGGGTGGCCTCCACCGGGATGCCGTGAGCCTGCGCGTACTCCATCTCGGCCTCGCGGGAGAAGCACCAGTCTCGAACCGGGGCCAGAACCGCCAGGTCCGGGTCAAGGGCGTTGGCGCAGACCTCGATCCTCACCTGGTCCTGCCCCTTGCCTGTGCATCCGTGCGCTATAGCGACAGCGCCCTCCTTCTTGGCTATCTCGACCAGCACCTCCGCGATCAGAGGCCGGGAGAGAGCCGAGTTAAGCGGATATACGCTCTGGTACATACCGTTCGCCTTCAAGGACGGCCAGACGAACTGCTCGACGAACTGCTTCTTCAGGTCGAGAACGTAGGCCTTCTCCGCCCCGGTCCGAAGCGCCTTGGCCTTCGCCGCCTCGAGATCGACCGCCTGCTGCCCGACATCCGCCGTCATGGTGATCACGTCGTACCCCTGCTCCTTCAGCCAGACCACCGCCACGGACGTGTCAAGCCCTCCACTGTAAGCAAGCACTACCTTCCCGTTCTTCGACATCCCGATCCCCTCCTGGAATATAAAAAAATGAACCCGTCCCCGAACAGGGACGAGTTCATGACAAACCCGCGGTACCACCCAACTTGACGGATAATCCGCCCGCTCCTTCGTCTCTACTTGGCCTCGGCCTTTCTTCGAGACCGGCTCGGAGGCTCTATTCCCTCGTCGCCTGCGGGAGAGGATCTCAGCCCCTGTCCTCCCCTCTCTGTCGCCGCGCCGCGAGGTACTCCTCCTCGTCATCGCCGTGCATATCACGATGAAACGTATTATACACGGCACGAAACATTTGTCAAGCGATTTCAATCCAGTTAACTAAAGTTTATTTTTTCCAGTCCATCCGAAACCAGACTTTCGAGCGACGGGTAGTGGGTCATGTCCATGTGCACCGGCGTTATCGACACGTAACCGTGAGCGACGGCCCAGACGTCGCTGCCCTCGTCCAGCAGGTCCACCGCCCTCCCCATCACCCAGTAGCAGGAGCGCCCCGTCGGATCCTTCATCCGGTTGACCTTCTCCTCGTACCTGCGCACTCCCTTGCGGGTCACCATCGTTCCCCTTATCTCGTCCAGCGGCAGGTTGGGGACGTTCACGCTCAGCAGCACCTCTTTGGGAAGGGGGGAGAGCCTGGAACGATCGACCAGAGCACGGGCGACGGCGGACACAGTGCCGTAGTGATGCTCCTCGTCCTCCTCGCGGCAGTCCAGCGAGAAGGCCATGGAGGGACGACCGAGAAGGAGACCCTCCATCGCGGCGGAGACCGTGCCGGAGTAAGTAAGATCGTCACCCAGGTTTGGGCCCCTGTTTATCCCCGCCAGCACCATATCCGCATCCGTCCGGATCACCTCCAGTCCCAGCAGCACACAGTCGGAGGGTGTTCCGTCGCACGCGTAGACCCTGCAGGAATCCGGATAGAGCCCCTCTTCCACCGGCCACAGTTTAAGCGGGCGGGTCAGGGTCACCGAGTGCCCCGTGCTGCTTCTCTCCCTGTCGGGGGCCACCACGGTACAGTCCTCCCCGTGCTCCGAGAGGCGGCGGACAAGCTCCACTATGCCCGGCGCAAGGACTCCGTCGTCGTTAGTGATAAGAAGCTTCATCGCGCGTCCCGGCCCTAAAACAAGATCAGCCTGAGGAAGAACATGACGACCGGACCCATAATCATCTGCACCACTCCCAGCGCGACCAGGATCATCAGCAGGAAGAAGCCGTATCTCTCCAGCCAGAAGAACTTCTCCAGCATGTAGGGGGGCAGGAGGGGGTAGAGTAGCTTGGAGCCGTCAAGCGGAGGGATGGGGATCAGGTTGAACACGGCGAGTCCGATGTTGATCACGATCATCAGAACGACGAATTGCCTTAGGGCGGCATTGGCCAGGAAGACGCGGGGAAAGAAGCGGGCGAACATGCCGAATATGAACGCCGTCAGGAAGTTGCCCGACACCCCCGCGATCGAGACGAGAAGCATGTCCCTTCTAGGCTTCTTGAAATAGCGAGGGTCGATCGGGACAGGCTTCGCCCATCCGAAGCGGAAAAGCAGCAGCATCAGCGCTCCCACCGGATCCAGGTGTTGCAAAGGGTTGAGGGACAGCCTCCCGGCGTTCTTTGCGGTCGGGTCGCCCAGGATATAGGCCATGTATCCGTGGCAGAACTCGTGAAACGTTATCGCCCACAGGACGGCTGGAACGCTTAAAAGCAGCTCCGCAAAGGCAGGCATTCTCATCATAAGATCGGTCACTCTCCTCGATTGTCCGCACTGAGCGGACGATTAACTCGCCGGACGTCCGTGACGCCTGATCCGGAGTCCCGGATCGCCGGCCCCTCCTCGGAGCCGTTCCCCCGTCATCGCAGGGGGAAGTTCTCCAGGACGTACTTCCTCTCTTCCTCCTTCGTACTCAGCACCTCGTCCAGCCGAAGAAGTCTAAGCTCGCGCAGTATCTCGCCTATCCCGGGGCCGGGCGGGTAGCCGAGCTCCAGGAGTTCTCTCCCGGTCATCATCGGGCGCACCAGGTGAAGCCTGGCGAGGTACAGCAAGAGCCTCCTCCTGACCCTCCATCTCTCCGTCGCCGCGCTCCAGAAGAGAGTCTCCACCGGGGCATGTCCTTCGAGGAAGGCCACTATCCTAGAGTTGGGCGGCCCGGCCCTTCCCCCGAGCTCGTGCTCCGCAGTCCTCAATCCTGTTATACATCTTACTACAAGCCCTCGCTCCGACTCCGACAGGTGCAGCCTGTCCAGCGCGGCAATCCTGGTGTTCTCCGGCGACTCGACGAGGAGGGCGGCGAAAAAGGCGAGCCACTGCCTTCCCTTGAAGT is part of the Synergistaceae bacterium genome and harbors:
- a CDS encoding argininosuccinate synthase, producing MSKNGKVVLAYSGGLDTSVAVVWLKEQGYDVITMTADVGQQAVDLEAAKAKALRTGAEKAYVLDLKKQFVEQFVWPSLKANGMYQSVYPLNSALSRPLIAEVLVEIAKKEGAVAIAHGCTGKGQDQVRIEVCANALDPDLAVLAPVRDWCFSREAEMEYAQAHGIPVEATHASPYSIDDNIWGRSIECGILEDPWNEPPYDAYALTCEPEEAPEHPDIVEIQFEKGVPTALDGVHMDGPTLVQRLNELAGKHGVGRIDMVEDRLVGFKSREVYECPAAITLLNAHRALETLTLDKKVLAAKKELEAKFGELTYEGYWFSPLKDAIDAFIDETQQYVSGVVKVRLYKGMAVVRGMKAPKSIYSETLATYSENDGFDHTAAVGFIKIWGLPIKTWRQVHESKEAVKIVAK
- a CDS encoding site-2 protease family protein; translated protein: MRMPAFAELLLSVPAVLWAITFHEFCHGYMAYILGDPTAKNAGRLSLNPLQHLDPVGALMLLLFRFGWAKPVPIDPRYFKKPRRDMLLVSIAGVSGNFLTAFIFGMFARFFPRVFLANAALRQFVVLMIVINIGLAVFNLIPIPPLDGSKLLYPLLPPYMLEKFFWLERYGFFLLMILVALGVVQMIMGPVVMFFLRLILF
- the purH gene encoding bifunctional phosphoribosylaminoimidazolecarboxamide formyltransferase/IMP cyclohydrolase: MKRRALLSVYDKTGIVELAKSLFDLGWELYSSSGTYSFLRKAGIEVVEVAQITGYPHILGGRVKTLHPKIFGGILARRESSVDMSEIDELSIPLMDMIVCNLYPFEQAARDVRPLEELLEEIDIGGVSLLRAGGKNFSQVIVLMDTADYSPVVEELRSDGDVSTATRERLAIKAFAATSSYDAMIVEGIKQATGFSHPEQPIDLPLVLRRRHQLRYGENPHQDAALYLPPLSNLPWEQLSGKPLSYNNILDADCAMRGCALLQGYCGALVVKHATPCGMATGETPLEAYERAYDCDSLSAYGGVVGISRKIDMEAAAALSGKFIDVLIAPGYDEGAASLLAEKKPSLRVLEWKGGRVFRDQFVGTWSGMLVQEDSLPPMPDLKKCRWIGKSRHDLKEDILLAWKAAALSKSNAISIVKNGATIGIGAGFCSRFHAARFAVEQAGEAAKGAAMGSDAFFPFPDAIEQAAKAGIAVIVQPGGSIRDEEVFAAAEKHGISMLISPNRTFRH
- the surE gene encoding 5'/3'-nucleotidase SurE, translating into MKLLITNDDGVLAPGIVELVRRLSEHGEDCTVVAPDRERSSTGHSVTLTRPLKLWPVEEGLYPDSCRVYACDGTPSDCVLLGLEVIRTDADMVLAGINRGPNLGDDLTYSGTVSAAMEGLLLGRPSMAFSLDCREEDEEHHYGTVSAVARALVDRSRLSPLPKEVLLSVNVPNLPLDEIRGTMVTRKGVRRYEEKVNRMKDPTGRSCYWVMGRAVDLLDEGSDVWAVAHGYVSITPVHMDMTHYPSLESLVSDGLEKINFS
- the lepA gene encoding elongation factor 4, whose translation is MEQKRIRNFCIIAHIDHGKSTLADRLLEETRTIESRDMKLQVLDSLDLERERGITIKLVPVRMNYRAEDGEEYVLNLIDTPGHVDFGYEVSRSLAACEGALLVVDSTQGVEAQTLANAYMAVDQGLEILPVINKIDLPSSRPDYVIKEIEEVVGIDCDEVILASAKEGSGITEILERIVRDVPAPEGDPGAPLQAMIFDSKYDNYKGVICYVRVVNGTMRPGRNIRFMATGNVFPLEEVGVLRPSFEPASELVAGEVGYVVSNIKTVAEANVGDTITEDARPASSALPGYRKVKPVVFCGFYPVERDDYPQLRDALEKLVLNDSAITFEPETSLALGFGFRCGFLGLLHMDVSKERLRREFDVELVATAPNVIYEVLTKSGEVIEAHRPSDFPEIGDIEEIREPMIKLTLFVPSDYVGKVMKLCQDKRGVYISMDYLAPDRVRLVYELPLAEFIIDFHDKLKSQTRGFASLDYEHTGLKPSDLVRVDVLISGEAADAFSFICHRDFAYTRGQAVVRKLKELIPSQLFEVPIQASIGKKVIVRQNVKALRKDVIAKCYGGDITRKRKLLERQREGKKRMKQIGRVSIPQEAFLAFLKVEEDEE
- a CDS encoding molybdenum cofactor guanylyltransferase; translation: MSICNEVLPRTTLILAGGQGTRMGGEKLALAVDSELLLSKVVRRIVSFSDEILLSVTPGQVPYVSSVLSGIISRYGIRVVQDSIPMRAGPLLGIVSGLEASSSDWLFVCACDMPAISEAVVRTLWKSGDKSASVIVPYIGGFYQPLHAFYNRSCLPEAGRLLREGRRKTTALYDMVPVSLVEDGNFSHLPGYKRSFENINSMDDLERVAGPLR
- the hemW gene encoding radical SAM family heme chaperone HemW; its protein translation is MRSSTGEDIAGLILSGGEDFSIYLHIPFCAAKCPYCSFYSFVPSEGEVESYCSLLAREIDFYGELLKGGGVRAATFYFGGGTPTLLAPDRWRGLLTRLGELIPQSEGMEISVEANPDSLLEEHLSAWREHGVTRVSVGVQSLSDDELVLLERLHDSKKAEHAVRMCVDEGFSVSADLIFGLPGQSLRSFAKSVEGVVSLGVDHLSLYQLTVDEGCRWSEQREPGPADGYGFYRWAQWRMPKYGFSQYEIASFARPGRECRHNMAYWTNGQVLALGAGAWGCADGLRYRNERTAAGYAAAIVATGNAVSAMEPLDAEGRAREAAILLLRTSRGIVYDEFISRHGEDSLAEILAVLRQEVPPECLIQGESSLTLSPRGMRVANAIWRLIVQPSPVRGRGFCPRQEAPR